The Deltaproteobacteria bacterium genome window below encodes:
- a CDS encoding DoxX family protein — protein MDTLIMASQVVVGLGLLNVWLLRFSRSTPWRGGHAKNMREEFAVYGLPSWLMWTVGFMKVSLALLLLAGLWVPGLAKPAALGIMVLMLGALSMHLKISDPWKRSVPALALLMLSVVIALGAIA, from the coding sequence ATGGATACATTGATTATGGCAAGCCAGGTTGTTGTGGGTTTAGGGTTGCTTAACGTTTGGTTGCTTCGCTTCAGTAGGAGTACGCCTTGGCGCGGTGGCCATGCGAAAAATATGCGCGAGGAGTTTGCTGTTTATGGCTTACCGTCATGGCTGATGTGGACGGTCGGATTCATGAAAGTATCGCTCGCGCTGTTATTGCTTGCTGGTTTGTGGGTTCCGGGTCTGGCCAAACCTGCGGCGCTTGGAATTATGGTTCTTATGCTCGGGGCGCTGTCTATGCATTTAAAGATTAGCGACCCGTGGAAACGATCCGTGCCAGCCTTAGCACTTCTCATGCTTTCGGTTGTGATCGCTCTCGGCGCGATAGCCTAA